In the Lebetimonas natsushimae genome, one interval contains:
- the aroQ gene encoding type II 3-dehydroquinate dehydratase, whose amino-acid sequence MKIKVIHGPNMNMLGIREVNIYGPMKLEDVNKNMEVVAKQNGFEIEFYQSNHEGDIVDAIQESITDKTDGIIINPAALTHYSIAIRDAIAALRNIPIPVVEVHMSNIAAREEFRQKSLISPVVAGTISGFGPFSYHLGLLSMMQILNEFKMAKEAQNNQQKQ is encoded by the coding sequence GTGAAAATTAAAGTAATACACGGACCAAACATGAATATGTTAGGAATTAGGGAAGTAAATATTTACGGACCTATGAAACTTGAAGATGTTAATAAAAATATGGAAGTGGTAGCTAAACAAAATGGATTTGAAATTGAATTTTATCAGTCAAATCATGAAGGTGATATTGTTGATGCAATTCAGGAATCAATCACTGATAAAACTGACGGAATAATCATAAATCCGGCGGCCTTAACACATTATTCAATTGCCATAAGAGATGCTATAGCGGCTCTGAGAAATATTCCTATTCCTGTCGTTGAAGTTCATATGAGCAATATTGCGGCAAGAGAGGAATTTAGACAAAAATCTTTAATTTCACCCGTTGTGGCCGGTACAATCAGCGGTTTTGGACCTTTTAGTTACCATTTGGGACTTTTATCTATGATGCAAATTTTAAATGAATTTAAAATGGCAAAAGAAGCTCAGAATAATCAACAAAAACAATGA
- the mqnF gene encoding aminofutalosine deaminase family hydrolase, translating into MKLKADYIVTMNEKNEILLNAEVIFDKKILKVGYNLDDSPAVYLGKNSVLMPALINNHTHLEFSANTTTLNYGDFISWLNSVLENREDLFLECSGKCFKNAVDEMKKSGICAFGEISSSGNDLKYLTKQPLKVIYFNEIIGSNPAVVDMLYQDFLARIEESKKYENEKFKVAISIHSPYSVHPILMDKVIEIAKKENYIIQTHFMESKAERKWLDEGKGEFKLFFEQNFKLSKPLIKPVEFIRKFKDTKTTFVHCVHANEKELEEISKINGYISHCPVSNRLLNTGLLNLEKVKNKYIDYTVATDGKSSNYSLNLFKEIRAALLMQTELHPKYLAKDLLKSVTINAAKSLGLNNGSIETGKDADLISFKLPDKIKDIENLPLQIILHTNEVNYLYINGEEINL; encoded by the coding sequence TTGAAACTAAAAGCCGATTATATCGTAACTATGAATGAAAAAAACGAAATTCTTTTAAATGCTGAAGTGATTTTTGATAAAAAAATATTAAAAGTGGGTTATAATTTAGATGATTCCCCTGCTGTTTATTTAGGCAAAAATTCTGTCTTAATGCCGGCCCTTATTAATAATCACACTCATTTAGAATTTTCGGCAAACACAACGACTTTAAATTACGGTGATTTTATATCTTGGCTAAATAGTGTACTGGAAAACAGGGAAGATCTGTTTTTAGAATGCAGTGGAAAATGTTTTAAAAATGCCGTTGATGAAATGAAAAAAAGCGGCATTTGTGCTTTTGGAGAAATAAGTTCAAGCGGAAATGACTTAAAATATTTAACAAAACAACCTTTAAAAGTAATATATTTTAATGAAATAATCGGCTCAAACCCTGCAGTTGTTGATATGTTATATCAGGATTTTCTTGCAAGAATTGAAGAAAGTAAAAAATATGAAAATGAAAAATTCAAAGTAGCTATTTCTATACATTCTCCATATTCAGTCCATCCTATATTAATGGATAAAGTAATTGAAATTGCAAAAAAAGAAAATTATATAATTCAGACTCATTTTATGGAAAGCAAAGCCGAGAGGAAATGGTTGGATGAAGGCAAAGGTGAGTTTAAACTGTTTTTTGAACAAAACTTTAAATTATCCAAACCTTTGATAAAACCTGTTGAATTCATCCGAAAATTTAAAGACACAAAAACTACATTTGTCCACTGCGTACATGCCAATGAAAAAGAATTGGAAGAAATAAGTAAAATAAACGGATATATATCTCATTGCCCTGTTTCAAACAGACTTCTAAATACCGGGCTTCTCAATCTTGAAAAAGTAAAAAATAAATATATAGACTATACTGTTGCAACAGATGGAAAAAGTTCAAATTATTCCCTCAATTTATTTAAAGAAATAAGAGCGGCTTTGCTTATGCAAACTGAACTCCATCCAAAATATCTGGCAAAAGATTTGTTAAAATCCGTAACAATAAATGCAGCAAAATCATTAGGACTTAATAACGGCAGTATCGAAACCGGAAAAGATGCAGACTTAATAAGTTTTAAATTGCCTGATAAAATTAAAGATATAGAAAATCTACCTCTTCAAATAATTTTACATACAAATGAAGTAAATTATTTATATATAAACGGAGAAGAGATTAATTTGTAA
- a CDS encoding OmpA family protein, protein MKKLLVLGSLVFLCIGCAEKPIATSVVDLAGNQQIAGWKDKNSTEKVKTVCKEKVIYKKVEEKVKDTDGDGVIDKLDKCPNTPKGMPVDHNGCPIIATLRINFDFNKADVKKIYYNDIQKVALAIKSNPNIKKIEVAGHTDNIGSKEYNKKLSLKRAKAVADLLIKFGVNPKMIVIKGYGEDYPLVPNTTLTNRALNRRVEIINITN, encoded by the coding sequence ATGAAGAAATTATTGGTATTAGGAAGTTTGGTATTTTTATGTATCGGATGTGCAGAAAAACCGATAGCAACAAGTGTGGTAGATTTAGCTGGTAATCAACAAATAGCCGGATGGAAAGATAAAAACAGCACTGAAAAAGTAAAAACAGTCTGTAAAGAAAAAGTTATTTATAAAAAAGTAGAAGAAAAAGTAAAAGACACTGACGGAGACGGAGTTATAGATAAATTAGACAAGTGTCCGAATACTCCTAAGGGAATGCCGGTAGATCATAACGGATGTCCGATAATAGCCACATTAAGAATAAATTTTGATTTTAATAAGGCAGATGTTAAAAAAATATATTACAATGATATACAAAAAGTGGCTCTCGCAATAAAATCCAATCCAAATATTAAAAAAATTGAAGTTGCAGGACATACTGACAACATAGGTAGCAAAGAATATAATAAAAAATTGTCTTTAAAAAGAGCAAAAGCAGTAGCAGATTTATTAATTAAATTTGGGGTTAATCCTAAAATGATTGTAATAAAAGGTTATGGAGAGGATTATCCGTTAGTACCAAATACCACATTAACAAACAGAGCATTAAACAGAAGAGTTGAAATTATTAATATTACAAATTAA
- the xseA gene encoding exodeoxyribonuclease VII large subunit — MKAITVTQLNNQIKSIVDSHFEIVYVEGEVSKVVYHNSGHLYFTLKDESSSISCAMWRSNLAKMKFKLREGEKVLVYGAVNVYTPRGEYKLIAQTITPSGIGALQKAYEQLKEELSKLGYFDEKNKKPLPKFPKRIAIITSRTAAALQDMLRIAKKRWLLAEFYLFNALVQGENAADDIALKIKLADEYVFEDGKGFDLIIVGRGGGSKEDLWAFNERVVADAIYQAKTPIISAVGHEIDYLISDFVADRRAATPSNAMEIALPDKNEILLTIDDMIENFRFKFLNILQKKEKNLIHLKELFVSHSPVKKLDMKLDEINVLKKNFYILMDGILRKKENDFTNIKKSIELASPLRKIEEYEKEIDLLKNQFTRKINEIIYFKEKELNSLKEAFKRMNPKNREKEGFAQLRIKDKKVSLNDIKIGDEFFVENATISILSKALKVMEN; from the coding sequence ATGAAGGCAATAACAGTAACCCAGCTTAATAATCAAATAAAATCAATTGTTGATTCCCATTTTGAAATAGTTTATGTAGAGGGGGAAGTTAGTAAAGTAGTTTATCATAATTCCGGACATCTTTATTTTACCTTAAAAGATGAAAGTTCATCTATAAGCTGTGCTATGTGGAGAAGCAATCTTGCAAAAATGAAATTTAAGCTGCGTGAGGGTGAAAAAGTTTTGGTTTACGGGGCTGTAAATGTCTACACTCCAAGAGGTGAATACAAGCTTATCGCCCAGACCATTACCCCAAGCGGAATAGGTGCATTGCAAAAAGCTTATGAGCAGTTAAAAGAAGAGCTTTCAAAACTTGGATATTTTGATGAAAAAAATAAAAAACCTCTTCCAAAATTCCCTAAAAGAATTGCAATTATAACTTCAAGAACGGCAGCAGCCTTGCAGGATATGTTAAGAATTGCAAAAAAAAGATGGCTTTTAGCTGAATTTTATTTATTTAATGCGTTAGTGCAAGGGGAAAATGCTGCCGATGATATTGCTTTAAAGATAAAGTTGGCTGATGAATATGTTTTTGAAGATGGAAAAGGTTTTGATTTAATAATTGTAGGACGCGGAGGCGGAAGCAAAGAGGATTTGTGGGCTTTTAATGAAAGGGTAGTAGCGGATGCAATATATCAGGCAAAAACTCCAATAATTTCTGCGGTAGGCCATGAAATAGATTATTTAATAAGTGATTTTGTAGCGGACAGACGTGCTGCCACCCCGTCAAATGCAATGGAAATCGCCCTGCCTGATAAAAATGAAATACTTTTGACCATCGATGATATGATTGAAAACTTTAGATTTAAATTCTTAAACATACTTCAAAAAAAAGAAAAAAATTTAATCCATTTAAAAGAACTTTTTGTTTCGCATTCCCCTGTTAAAAAACTTGATATGAAACTTGATGAAATTAACGTTTTAAAAAAGAATTTTTATATTTTAATGGACGGAATCTTAAGAAAAAAAGAAAATGATTTTACAAATATTAAAAAAAGTATAGAACTCGCCTCTCCTCTTAGAAAAATTGAAGAATATGAAAAAGAGATAGATTTATTAAAAAATCAATTTACAAGAAAAATAAATGAAATAATTTATTTTAAGGAAAAAGAGCTCAATTCTTTAAAAGAGGCATTTAAAAGAATGAATCCAAAAAACAGAGAAAAAGAAGGATTTGCACAACTTAGAATAAAAGATAAAAAAGTTTCTTTAAATGATATAAAAATTGGAGATGAATTTTTTGTAGAAAATGCTACCATTTCCATTCTTTCAAAAGCGCTTAAAGTAATGGAAAATTGA
- the flgL gene encoding flagellar hook-associated protein FlgL, whose protein sequence is MRITQFTMYNNFLINQQRTLNELNKTTTELSTGKKIQNMYDSPTVFVNDLKFQEKINTFTQIKNSANFAKIFANETDTTLNDIVTTLNSFKTKLLNAANDTNNKTSREAIAKELEGELNHLKDLANTSIGGKYIFSGSMFNTKPINNELKYQGNGETVKAFLGAGVEREYNIDGKSLFLGRDNDYKKHLSLNIPQFDKMKANPEYVVRGSDGKLYIDKHLKDHNKIPDSNDVPKNEPVTPDSEIRMLTGVEDIYDSNTDTYSDGTSYFYIKGKTSNGITINTKISLKNSEKVSALLDKIGELYGNTLTAKKVNVSINDMGEIQIKDVESGKLITDFYIVASDKNENSLEDVIKNGDYIVEFQKSNFNSVRNLDTIKANNGYFDNRIYTFGSIFRLMDNSRDALPSDKIQDVIGKKALNGYGNFILIDHLTLSGTDTDGNNVNVTLSVGPNTTMQDLIDKIKSDFGDVNVKLENGELKIIDNSLSDKTDTSKLSISIDAEDINGNKLLAFKSKDSINFDRLFMDKKGNLIQSNVTQIIKDYKTYIKDGKTYTIKNPDSQKIATDNINLTDVMGTDSMPQTLKIRFKDKDGNFNVAKIVLQDEEDSDGHLCYFKINGNKYDIYDSKGNKTPAHDVIKTISQIDETTCKICQKEEKTKGLTFRQLGDVIAMIVSNNIPATNSEKDYKNALENAKKEVKTGMDNGHFYLKDLNNNPSKIDIAIYNKNNNHISFEENNAVTIDSAKVDFFRILEKSIEAVKSGNNFPNGNSDNPRNFGIQGAIESIDHLNDHVRKMHAKIGAVSNEFEMSIERVETLTIHTKTLQSENIDTDIGEATMRLNSLKTSYQALLASIAKVNDLTLLNYLR, encoded by the coding sequence ATGAGAATTACTCAATTTACAATGTATAATAATTTTTTAATAAATCAACAGCGAACTTTAAATGAACTTAATAAAACCACAACGGAACTCTCTACCGGTAAAAAAATTCAAAATATGTATGATAGCCCCACCGTTTTTGTAAATGATTTGAAGTTTCAGGAAAAGATAAATACATTTACCCAGATAAAAAATTCTGCCAATTTTGCAAAAATATTTGCGAATGAAACTGATACCACTTTAAATGATATTGTTACCACCCTTAATTCTTTTAAAACAAAATTATTGAATGCAGCAAACGATACAAATAATAAAACAAGCCGAGAGGCTATTGCTAAAGAATTAGAAGGAGAACTTAATCATTTAAAAGATTTGGCAAATACTTCTATTGGTGGAAAATATATTTTTAGCGGAAGTATGTTTAATACAAAACCTATTAATAATGAACTTAAATATCAGGGAAACGGGGAAACAGTTAAAGCATTTTTGGGTGCAGGTGTTGAGAGGGAATATAATATCGACGGAAAGAGTCTTTTTTTAGGCAGGGATAATGATTATAAAAAACATTTGAGTTTAAATATTCCGCAGTTTGATAAAATGAAAGCAAATCCAGAATATGTAGTTAGAGGAAGTGATGGGAAACTTTATATCGATAAGCATTTAAAAGATCATAATAAAATACCGGATTCCAATGATGTACCAAAAAATGAACCTGTTACCCCTGATAGTGAAATCAGAATGTTAACAGGTGTTGAAGATATTTATGATTCTAATACGGATACATATTCAGATGGTACAAGTTATTTTTATATAAAAGGTAAAACTTCAAATGGTATTACAATTAATACTAAAATATCTTTAAAAAACAGTGAAAAGGTTTCTGCTCTTTTAGATAAAATCGGAGAACTTTATGGAAATACTCTAACGGCTAAAAAGGTAAATGTAAGTATCAATGATATGGGTGAAATTCAGATAAAAGATGTGGAGAGTGGAAAATTAATTACGGATTTTTATATAGTTGCAAGCGATAAGAATGAAAATTCTTTAGAAGATGTAATTAAAAACGGGGATTATATAGTTGAATTTCAAAAAAGTAATTTTAATTCAGTCAGAAATCTTGATACTATCAAAGCAAATAACGGATATTTTGATAACAGGATTTATACATTTGGCAGTATTTTCAGATTAATGGATAACAGCAGAGATGCTTTGCCAAGCGATAAAATCCAAGATGTAATAGGTAAAAAAGCTCTTAATGGCTATGGAAATTTCATATTAATAGACCATTTAACATTATCGGGGACTGATACTGACGGCAATAATGTAAATGTTACATTATCTGTTGGTCCAAACACGACAATGCAAGATCTGATTGATAAAATAAAAAGCGACTTCGGGGATGTGAATGTAAAATTAGAAAACGGTGAATTAAAAATCATAGATAATTCTTTGTCAGATAAAACTGATACTTCAAAACTTTCAATTTCAATAGATGCCGAAGATATAAACGGAAATAAATTATTAGCATTTAAAAGTAAAGATTCAATTAATTTTGATAGACTTTTTATGGACAAAAAAGGAAACTTAATTCAAAGCAATGTTACTCAAATTATAAAAGATTATAAAACATATATAAAAGACGGAAAAACATACACAATTAAAAACCCTGACTCTCAAAAAATTGCAACGGATAATATTAATTTAACTGATGTTATGGGTACTGATTCTATGCCACAAACTTTAAAGATAAGGTTTAAAGACAAAGATGGAAATTTTAATGTAGCCAAAATTGTATTACAGGATGAAGAAGACAGTGACGGACATTTATGTTATTTTAAAATAAATGGAAATAAATATGATATTTATGATAGTAAAGGTAATAAAACGCCTGCTCACGATGTTATTAAAACAATTTCTCAAATAGATGAAACAACATGCAAAATATGTCAGAAAGAAGAAAAAACAAAAGGTCTTACATTCAGACAGCTTGGAGATGTTATTGCAATGATTGTTAGTAATAACATACCTGCGACTAATTCTGAAAAAGATTATAAAAATGCATTGGAAAATGCCAAAAAAGAAGTGAAAACCGGAATGGACAATGGACATTTTTATTTAAAAGATTTAAATAATAATCCGTCCAAAATAGACATTGCTATTTATAATAAAAATAATAATCACATTTCATTTGAAGAAAATAATGCTGTTACAATAGATAGCGCTAAAGTAGATTTTTTTAGAATTTTGGAAAAATCGATTGAGGCTGTAAAAAGTGGAAATAACTTTCCAAATGGAAATTCTGATAATCCAAGAAATTTTGGCATTCAAGGGGCGATTGAATCCATTGATCATTTGAATGACCATGTAAGAAAAATGCACGCAAAAATCGGAGCTGTTAGTAATGAATTTGAAATGAGTATTGAAAGGGTTGAAACACTTACAATTCATACAAAAACCCTTCAATCAGAAAATATTGACACAGATATCGGAGAAGCTACTATGAGGCTTAATTCTTTAAAAACTTCATATCAGGCTCTTTTAGCATCTATTGCAAAAGTTAACGATTTGACGCTTCTTAACTATTTAAGGTAA
- a CDS encoding M24 family metallopeptidase, with protein MNCFILNRENEVYYECGYSNDNCIFLSIDGEKYLITDGRYTLEAKEEANAEVVEEKNILKKAREIILKKRVKKLIIDPLNWSKEEYDFLKKAVTLKDVKNYSHKKRMIKKENELEIIKEAAKLGAEAFNKFAKNIETGIDEYELSYRFKEKLTMRCRRELSFEPIVAINENAAKPHAKLTDKILHKNDLLLLDAGIKYKRYCSDRTRTVAINENISMSKFQKFKNKEMQKIYDIVLKAQLEAIKKIKIGEKISTLDKTAREIIEKAGYGKYFVHSLGHGVGLDIHEWPYVNSKNDILIQEGMVFTVEPGIYLPGVFGVRIEDMVLIDYDGQVHVLSEEI; from the coding sequence ATGAATTGTTTTATTTTAAATAGAGAAAACGAAGTTTATTATGAATGCGGTTATTCAAATGATAACTGCATTTTCCTTTCAATTGATGGTGAAAAATATTTAATAACAGATGGCCGCTATACTCTTGAGGCTAAAGAAGAGGCTAATGCCGAGGTTGTTGAAGAAAAAAACATATTGAAAAAAGCAAGGGAAATTATTTTAAAAAAAAGGGTTAAAAAATTAATTATTGATCCTCTTAACTGGTCAAAAGAAGAATATGATTTTTTAAAAAAAGCAGTAACACTTAAAGATGTTAAAAATTATTCCCATAAAAAAAGAATGATTAAAAAAGAAAATGAGCTGGAAATTATAAAAGAGGCTGCAAAGCTTGGGGCCGAGGCATTTAATAAATTTGCAAAAAATATTGAAACAGGTATTGACGAATACGAGTTATCCTACAGATTTAAAGAGAAACTTACAATGAGGTGTAGAAGAGAGCTCAGTTTCGAACCGATTGTGGCAATTAATGAAAATGCTGCAAAACCTCATGCAAAACTTACTGATAAAATTCTTCATAAAAATGATTTGCTATTACTTGATGCAGGAATTAAATATAAAAGATATTGCTCTGACAGAACAAGGACCGTTGCTATAAATGAGAATATTTCTATGAGTAAATTTCAAAAATTTAAAAATAAAGAAATGCAAAAAATTTATGATATTGTATTAAAAGCCCAGCTTGAAGCCATTAAAAAAATAAAAATAGGAGAAAAAATTTCCACTTTAGATAAAACAGCAAGGGAAATAATAGAAAAAGCCGGATACGGTAAATATTTTGTCCATTCATTGGGTCATGGGGTAGGGCTTGATATTCATGAATGGCCGTATGTAAATTCAAAAAATGATATATTAATTCAAGAAGGTATGGTCTTTACTGTTGAGCCCGGAATTTATCTACCAGGAGTTTTTGGTGTCAGGATTGAGGATATGGTGTTGATTGATTATGATGGACAAGTACATGTATTAAGCGAGGAGATTTAA
- a CDS encoding FtsK/SpoIIIE family DNA translocase: MRKSFYIFLFALSIYFFISTILPSFSYVGRFGTFLGKTNLLLFGYLGYVFPFLLMCLIYFFYKEKFDFDFSVKILGGVFAFFAFLLIQYEIFHEGVIAKLFAEFLKKYIGVLGVWIFILLLLTWSCFLIFEEKLFNLFGKTKNYNEIDNTENSNKKNDEIKTENGLLDGEINENKENIIETDKNKESYNHRDFNEENYNNENENSEKNGNKKNENLKIFTKKDKNIDNSNEHNIEKVEVLEDTKKLLSQIETGKRDLPKNWKFPPIEFLTKPKNEKKIVNEAEIDKKIKILLEKLKQFKIEGDVVRYYVGPVVTTFEFKPLPHIKVSKILSLQDDLAMALKAQSIRIQAPIPGKDVVGIEIPNEKMQTIYLREILESDIFKKAKSPLTIAIGKDIVGAPFVTDLKKLPHLLIAGTTGSGKSVGINAMILSLLYRNSPDQLKFVMIDPKMLEFSIYNDIPHLLTPVITEPKKAIVALNAMVKEMERRYKLMAKMRVKNIEGYNQKVDEKLPYIVIIIDELADLMMTSGKDVEYSIARLAQMARASGIHLIVATQRPSVDVVTGLIKANLPSRISFKVGQKIDSKVILDQFGAESLLGRGDMLFTPPGITGLIRLHAPYTSEEEIEKVVEFLKKERSPSYDLIFLNTLDEETQNLEKIDEDLDELFEEAKKIILTEKRTSISYLQRRLNIGYNRAANIIEQMERMGILSKPNSKGQREILM, encoded by the coding sequence TTGCGTAAAAGCTTTTATATTTTTCTTTTTGCTTTGTCAATTTATTTTTTTATTTCCACTATATTGCCTTCATTTTCCTATGTAGGTAGATTCGGGACGTTTTTGGGAAAAACAAATTTATTATTATTTGGATATTTAGGTTATGTTTTTCCGTTTTTATTAATGTGTTTGATTTATTTTTTTTACAAAGAAAAATTTGATTTTGATTTTTCTGTTAAAATATTGGGCGGTGTTTTTGCTTTTTTTGCATTTCTTCTGATACAATATGAAATCTTTCACGAAGGTGTTATTGCAAAACTTTTTGCGGAGTTTTTAAAAAAATATATAGGTGTTTTAGGTGTTTGGATTTTTATATTGCTTTTGTTAACATGGTCATGTTTTTTAATTTTTGAAGAAAAATTGTTCAATTTGTTTGGTAAGACTAAAAATTATAATGAAATTGATAACACTGAAAATTCAAATAAAAAAAATGATGAAATAAAAACAGAAAACGGTTTACTGGATGGAGAGATAAATGAAAATAAAGAAAATATAATTGAAACAGATAAAAATAAAGAAAGTTATAATCACCGAGATTTTAATGAAGAAAATTATAATAATGAAAATGAAAACAGTGAAAAAAACGGTAATAAAAAAAATGAAAACTTAAAAATATTTACAAAAAAAGATAAAAATATTGATAATTCAAATGAACATAATATAGAAAAAGTTGAAGTTTTAGAAGATACAAAAAAACTTCTCTCACAGATTGAAACCGGAAAAAGAGATTTACCAAAAAACTGGAAATTTCCTCCTATTGAATTTTTAACTAAACCTAAAAATGAGAAAAAAATAGTGAATGAGGCTGAAATTGATAAAAAAATTAAAATATTGCTTGAAAAATTAAAACAGTTTAAAATTGAGGGAGATGTTGTAAGATATTATGTGGGTCCCGTTGTCACCACTTTTGAATTTAAACCTCTTCCGCATATAAAGGTAAGTAAAATTTTATCGCTTCAAGATGATTTGGCAATGGCGCTGAAAGCCCAGTCGATCAGGATTCAGGCTCCAATTCCCGGAAAAGATGTCGTTGGAATTGAAATACCGAATGAAAAAATGCAGACAATATATTTAAGAGAAATTTTAGAAAGTGATATTTTTAAAAAGGCCAAATCCCCTTTAACCATTGCTATTGGTAAAGATATCGTCGGAGCCCCCTTTGTCACTGATTTAAAAAAACTTCCTCATTTATTAATTGCCGGGACCACCGGAAGTGGTAAAAGTGTCGGTATAAATGCAATGATTCTTTCATTATTGTATAGAAATTCTCCGGATCAGCTTAAATTTGTAATGATAGATCCAAAAATGCTTGAATTTTCTATTTACAATGATATTCCACATTTACTCACTCCTGTAATTACTGAACCCAAAAAAGCTATTGTCGCTCTTAATGCAATGGTAAAAGAGATGGAGAGACGCTACAAACTAATGGCAAAAATGAGGGTTAAGAATATAGAAGGGTATAATCAAAAAGTTGATGAAAAATTACCTTATATTGTTATAATAATTGATGAATTGGCCGATTTAATGATGACAAGCGGTAAAGATGTTGAATATTCAATTGCAAGACTTGCACAAATGGCAAGGGCAAGCGGTATTCATTTAATAGTGGCAACACAAAGGCCGAGTGTGGATGTGGTTACAGGTCTTATTAAAGCTAATCTTCCAAGTAGGATTAGTTTTAAAGTGGGTCAAAAAATTGACAGCAAAGTTATTTTAGATCAATTCGGTGCAGAAAGTCTTTTGGGACGGGGGGATATGCTTTTTACACCTCCCGGAATTACCGGACTTATAAGACTTCATGCACCATATACCTCTGAAGAGGAAATAGAAAAAGTGGTTGAATTTTTAAAAAAAGAAAGATCCCCTTCTTATGATTTAATTTTTTTAAATACTCTTGATGAGGAAACTCAAAATTTAGAAAAAATTGATGAAGATTTGGATGAATTGTTTGAAGAAGCTAAAAAAATTATTTTGACTGAAAAAAGAACAAGTATCAGTTATCTTCAAAGAAGGTTAAATATTGGATATAATAGAGCAGCCAATATTATTGAACAGATGGAAAGAATGGGGATTCTTTCAAAACCTAACTCAAAAGGTCAAAGAGAAATATTAATGTAA